A portion of the Citrobacter rodentium NBRC 105723 = DSM 16636 genome contains these proteins:
- a CDS encoding pirin family protein gives MIYLRKANDRGHANHGWLDSWHTFSFADYYDPNFMGFSALRVINDDVIDAGQGFGTHPHKDMEILTYVLEGAVEHQDSMGNKEQVPAGEFQIMSAGTGVRHSEYNPSKTDRLRLYQIWIIPEKTGITPRYEQRRFDAAQGKQLVLSPDARDGSLKVYQDMELYRWALAKDEQSVHQIAAERRVWIQVVKGEVTINGTRATTSDGLAIWDEQAISIHADSNSEVLLFDLPPV, from the coding sequence ATGATCTACTTACGCAAAGCAAACGACCGCGGCCATGCAAATCACGGCTGGCTGGATTCCTGGCATACCTTCTCTTTTGCCGATTATTACGACCCGAACTTTATGGGCTTTTCGGCGCTGCGGGTAATAAACGATGACGTGATCGACGCGGGCCAGGGCTTTGGCACCCATCCACATAAAGACATGGAGATCCTGACCTACGTGCTGGAAGGCGCTGTAGAGCATCAGGACAGTATGGGCAATAAAGAGCAGGTGCCCGCCGGTGAATTCCAGATTATGAGCGCGGGAACCGGGGTGCGTCACTCGGAGTACAACCCGAGCAAAACGGATCGTCTGCGTCTGTATCAGATCTGGATTATCCCGGAAAAAACCGGCATCACCCCGCGTTATGAACAGCGCCGTTTCGACGCCGCGCAGGGGAAACAGCTGGTGCTGTCGCCGGATGCCCGCGACGGTTCGCTGAAAGTGTACCAGGATATGGAACTGTACCGCTGGGCGCTGGCGAAAGATGAGCAGTCGGTGCATCAGATTGCCGCGGAGCGCCGCGTCTGGATCCAGGTGGTGAAAGGCGAAGTGACCATTAACGGCACCAGAGCGACCACCAGCGACGGGCTGGCGATTTGGGATGAGCAAGCCATTTCGATCCATGCTGACAGCAACAGCGAAGTGCTGTTGTTTGATTTACCACCGGTATAA
- a CDS encoding oxidoreductase: MTLHCAFIGFGKSTTRYHLPYVLNRKESWHVAHIFRRHPKPEEQAPVYSHIHFTSDLHEVLDDPQVKLVIVCTHADSHFEYAKRALEAGKNVLVEKPFTPTMREAKELFELARSKGLTVTPYQNRRFDSCFLTAKKAIESGKLGDIVEVESHFDYYRPVAESKPGLPQDGSFYGLGVHTMDQIISLFGRPDHVAYDIRSLRNKANPDDTFEAQLFFGDLKAIVKTSHLVKIDYPKFIVHGTRGSFIKYGIDQQETSLKANIMPGDAGFAADDSVGVLEYVNNEGVTVREEVTPEVGDYGRVYDALFETLSHGVPNYVKESEVLTNLEILERAFEQASPATITLAR; encoded by the coding sequence ATGACTTTACATTGCGCATTTATTGGCTTTGGTAAAAGCACCACCCGCTATCATCTTCCTTACGTTCTTAATCGCAAAGAGAGCTGGCACGTGGCGCATATCTTCCGTCGTCATCCGAAGCCGGAAGAGCAGGCGCCGGTCTATTCGCACATTCATTTCACCAGCGATCTGCATGAAGTGCTGGACGACCCGCAGGTGAAACTGGTGATCGTCTGTACCCACGCCGACAGCCATTTTGAGTACGCGAAACGGGCGCTGGAAGCCGGGAAAAACGTGCTGGTTGAGAAGCCGTTTACCCCGACGATGCGCGAGGCCAAAGAACTGTTCGAACTGGCGCGAAGCAAAGGGCTGACGGTGACGCCGTATCAGAACCGTCGTTTCGACTCCTGCTTCCTGACCGCCAAAAAAGCCATTGAAAGCGGCAAGCTGGGAGACATTGTCGAAGTCGAAAGCCACTTCGACTACTACCGCCCGGTGGCGGAAAGCAAACCGGGGCTGCCGCAGGATGGCTCATTTTACGGCCTCGGCGTACACACGATGGATCAAATCATCTCGCTGTTTGGTCGCCCGGATCACGTGGCGTATGACATCCGTAGCCTGCGCAATAAAGCTAACCCGGACGATACCTTTGAAGCGCAGCTGTTCTTCGGCGACCTGAAAGCCATCGTCAAAACCAGCCATCTGGTGAAAATCGATTATCCGAAATTTATCGTTCACGGCACCCGAGGCTCGTTTATTAAATACGGTATCGACCAGCAGGAGACCAGCCTGAAGGCCAATATCATGCCGGGCGACGCGGGATTTGCGGCGGATGATTCCGTGGGCGTACTGGAGTACGTCAACAACGAAGGAGTGACGGTACGCGAAGAGGTCACGCCGGAGGTGGGCGATTACGGTCGCGTCTACGATGCGCTGTTTGAGACGCTGAGTCACGGCGTGCCAAATTACGTCAAGGAATCTGAGGTTCTTACCAACCTGGAAATCCTCGAACGGGCGTTTGAACAGGCTTCACCTGCCACCATTACCCTTGCCCGATAA
- the yhhY gene encoding N-acetyltransferase, translated as MSEIVIRHAETKDYEAIRQIHAQPEVYRNTLQVPHPSPEMWQARLADRPGIKQLVACIDEQVVGHLCIEVTQRPRRSHVADFGICVDANWQNRGVASALMHAMIDMCDNWLRVDRIELTVFVDNAPAVAVYKKYGFEIEGTGKKYALRNGEYVDAYFMARVK; from the coding sequence ATGAGTGAGATAGTGATACGCCACGCTGAAACTAAAGATTATGAGGCGATTCGTCAGATCCACGCCCAGCCGGAGGTGTATCGCAACACGCTACAGGTTCCTCATCCCTCACCTGAAATGTGGCAGGCGCGCCTGGCCGATCGGCCGGGCATCAAACAGCTTGTCGCCTGCATTGATGAGCAGGTGGTCGGCCATCTGTGCATTGAGGTTACGCAGCGCCCGCGTCGCAGTCACGTTGCGGATTTCGGCATCTGCGTTGACGCTAACTGGCAAAACCGCGGCGTCGCCAGCGCGCTGATGCACGCCATGATCGACATGTGCGACAACTGGCTGCGCGTTGACCGCATCGAACTGACGGTATTTGTCGATAACGCGCCAGCGGTTGCGGTCTACAAAAAATATGGCTTTGAGATTGAAGGCACCGGCAAAAAATACGCCCTGCGCAACGGTGAATATGTGGACGCTTATTTTATGGCGCGGGTGAAGTAA
- the gntR gene encoding gluconate operon transcriptional repressor GntR encodes MKKKRPVLQDVADRVGVTKMTVSRFLRNPEQVSVALRGKIAAALDELGYIPNRAPDILSNATSRAIGVLLPSLTNQVFAEVLRGIEAVTDAHGYQTMLAHYGYKPEMEQERLESMLSWNIDGLILTERTHTPRTLKMIEVAGIPVVELMDSQSPCLDIAVGFDNFEAARQMTAAIIARGHRHIAYLGARLDERTIIKQKGYEQAMLDAGLVPYSVMVEQSSSYSSGIELIRQARREYPQLDGIFCTNDDLAVGAAFECQRLGLSIPRDMAIAGFHGHDIGQVMEPRLASVLTPRERMGSIGAERLLARIRGESVTPKMLDLGFTLSPGGSI; translated from the coding sequence ATGAAAAAGAAAAGACCCGTACTTCAGGATGTAGCCGACCGCGTAGGCGTGACCAAAATGACGGTCAGTCGCTTTTTGCGTAACCCGGAGCAGGTTTCCGTTGCGCTACGGGGCAAGATTGCCGCTGCACTTGATGAACTGGGTTACATTCCCAATCGCGCCCCTGATATTCTCTCTAACGCCACCAGCCGGGCGATTGGCGTTCTGCTGCCGTCATTAACTAACCAGGTGTTCGCGGAAGTGCTGCGCGGTATCGAAGCAGTGACGGATGCCCACGGCTACCAGACCATGCTGGCGCACTACGGCTATAAGCCCGAGATGGAGCAGGAGCGTCTGGAGTCGATGCTCTCCTGGAACATCGACGGCCTGATTCTCACCGAACGCACCCATACTCCGCGCACCCTGAAAATGATTGAAGTGGCGGGCATTCCGGTGGTCGAACTGATGGACAGTCAGTCGCCCTGCCTGGATATTGCCGTCGGCTTTGACAACTTTGAAGCCGCACGCCAGATGACCGCCGCGATTATTGCCCGTGGGCATCGTCATATCGCTTATCTCGGGGCGCGTCTCGACGAACGAACTATTATCAAACAGAAGGGTTATGAACAGGCGATGCTGGACGCGGGCCTGGTGCCTTACAGTGTGATGGTAGAGCAGTCTTCTTCCTATTCATCGGGGATTGAGCTCATTCGCCAGGCGCGCCGGGAATACCCGCAGCTGGACGGTATTTTCTGCACCAACGACGATCTGGCGGTCGGCGCGGCGTTTGAATGCCAGCGCCTGGGGCTTTCAATCCCGCGTGATATGGCGATTGCCGGTTTCCACGGCCACGATATCGGTCAGGTGATGGAACCGCGCCTGGCCAGCGTCCTGACGCCGCGCGAGCGGATGGGCAGCATCGGCGCCGAGCGTCTGCTGGCGCGGATCCGTGGCGAAAGCGTGACGCCAAAAATGTTAGATTTAGGTTTCACCTTGTCACCAGGTGGATCTATTTAA